In Meleagris gallopavo isolate NT-WF06-2002-E0010 breed Aviagen turkey brand Nicholas breeding stock unplaced genomic scaffold, Turkey_5.1 ChrUn_random_7180001929435, whole genome shotgun sequence, the genomic window GCTCTAAGGGACGCTCTATGGGACGCTCTATAGGACGCTCTATGGGATGCTCTATGGGACGTTCTATAGGACGCTCTATGGGACGCTCTATGGGACGTTCTATAGGACGCTCTATAGGATGCTCTATGGGACGTTCTATAGGACGCTCTATAGGATGCTCTATGGGACGTTCTATAGGACGCTCTATAGGATGCTCTATGGGACGCTCTATGGGACGCTCTATGGGACGCTCCATAGGACGCTCTATGGGACGCTTTATGGGATGCTCCATAGGACGCTCTATGGGACGTTTTATGGGACGCTCTATAGGATGTTTTATGGGATGCTCTATAGGACGCTCTATGGGACGCTCTATAGGATGCTCTATGGGACGCTTTATGGGACGCTTTATGGGATGCTCTATAGGACGCTCTATGGGACTCTTTATGGGACGCTTTATAGGACGCTCTATGGGACGCTTTATGGGACACTTTATAGGACGCTCTATGGGACGCTCTATAGGACGCTCTATAGGACGCTCTATGGGACGCTCTAGGGGACGCTCTATAGGACGCTCTAGGGGACGGTCTATAGGACGCTCTATGGGATGCTCTATGGGACGCTCTAGGGGACGCTTTATGGGACGCTCTATGGGACGCTCTATAGGACGCTCTATGGGACGCTCTATAGGATGTTTTATGGGATGCTCTATGGGACGCTCTATGGGACGCTCTAAGGGACGCTTTATGGGANNNNNNNNNNNNTGGGACGCTCCATAGGACGCTCTATAGGACGCTCTATGGGACGCTCTAGGGGACGCTCTATAGGACGCTCTATGGGATGTTTTATGGGATGCTCTATGGGACGCTCTATAGGATGTTATATGGGATGCTCTATAGGACGCTCTATGGGACGCTCCATAGGACGCTCTATGGGACGCTCTATGGGACGCTCTATAAGACGCTCTATGGGACGCTCCATAGGACGCTCTATAGGACGCTCTATGGGACGCTCTATGGGACGCTCTATAGGATGCTCTATGGGACGCTCTATAGGACGCTCTATGGGACGCTCTATAGGATGTTTTATG contains:
- the LOC104916691 gene encoding keratin-associated protein 21-1-like, which encodes MLYGTFYRTLYGTLYGTFYRTLYRMLYGTFYRTLYRMLYGTFYRTLYRMLYGTLYGTLYGTLHRTLYGTLYGMLHRTLYGTFYGTLYRMFYGMLYRTLYGTLYRMLYGTLYGTLYGMLYRTLYGTLYGTLYRTLYGTLYGTLYRTLYGTLYRTLYRTLYGTL